The region CATGGAACGGATCACCCAACCCACTGCACCGTTGATCCGTGGCCAGGCTCAAGCGGTGCCGGCTGTCCTGAGCGCTCCATCGGTTCCAGCCTCGTAAACAAGTGTCGAGGTCTGCCCCAGAGCGCGTTGAAGTCCGTAAGTTCTGATCGCATTCGGCCCTTTCCATGCGCCAGATCAACTTCGGCCTGATCTTCGGCTTCGGACTGATCACGGTGTTCTTCACCCTCGAAAACACCGCCCCTACCACCGTTCATGTTCTGCCCGGGATGAACTACACCCTGCCGCTGGCTGGCCTGTTGCTGCTGGTGTCGGGTGTTGGTGCAGTGTCCGCCTGGTTCTTCGCCGCTTGGACAGGGATGCTGAACAATGTGGAACGCATCACGCAGGCCAGCGAGTTTGAAGCGCAGCAGGTGCGCATCCAGGAACTCGAAACAGACCTGAACCGCTATCGCTCCACGGTGCAGACCCAGCTCGGCCTGCTGCCGGCCACCACGGTCAGCAGCAGCAGCAGCGAGGGGGCTGACAACAGCAGCGACGCCGCCTGATCCCAGTCTGCCAATGGCATCTGAGCTGAAGGACCGATACCTTCAGCTCAATCGGGATCACACGTGCCCCAGGTGGCCAGCCAAGAGAGTGCTGATGCAGGCGCCCGCCTGGCCATCCGCCTGCTGCAGGACGCAGCTGAACAGGGGGAGCTCGACCCCTGGGATGTGGATGTGATCGCCGTCGTGGACGGCTTTCTGGATCAGCTCCGCCAACGCATCGAGGTGCCACGGCAGGTGGCGGCCGCCCTCGATGGCCGCGGCGGCAGCTATGAACGTGAACTGGCGGACAGCAGTGAGGCCTTCCTGGCCGCCTCAGTGCTGGTGGGGTTGAAAGCCGAGGTGCTTGAAGCCAGCATTTTGCCGCCTCCTGTTGAGGTGGAGGAGCACATCGATGCCGAGTTCGACGCCCAGGGATGGCTGGACCAGAGCTTCGATCTGCCGCGTCGACCGGAACGTCATCTTCAACGCCGGCCTGTGGCCCCGCCGCCGTTGCGGCGGCCAGTCACCCTCGGCGAGCTGATCGAACAACTGGAATCCATCGCCGAGCACCTGGAAGCCGACGAGCTGGAAGCCCGCCGCCGCCAACGCAAGCGGCGCTTCAGCAACCGTGAAGCGATCGCTCAAGTGGCGGGCCTGGCCCACCGGGAAAAACTGCCAGAAACCACAGCAGCCCTGGGGGTTTATCTCAACAGCTGGGAGGACGCCCTGGACTGGATCGACTTTGAACGCTTGGTGCAGCGCTGGACCAGCGTGGCTCCAGGCGATCTGGACACCGATCGGGTGGGAGTCTTCTGGGCTCTGCTGTTTCTGTCCTCCCAGGGGGCGGTGGAACTGGAGCAGGAGGGCTGGTTGCATGCTCCCCTCCGGCTGAAACGGATCCCAGCCAGCGGCAGCTTCACTCAGCTCCCGATCACCCGGTTGGAGGTGCCAGATTCAGTGCCGACCCGAACCACGCAGGCGGCTTAAGGAGCGGTTTAATCTTCACCATCCTGTGATGTCAGAAACGCCGATGAAGGCGATGATCCTGGCGGCCGGAAAGGGAACGAGGGTCCAGCCGATCACCCATGTGATCCCCAAACCGATGATCCCGATCCTGCAGAAACCCGTGATGGAGTTTCTGCTCGAGCTTCTCAAGGAGCATGGCTTCAACGAGGTGATGGTGAACGTCTCCCACCTGGCTGAGGA is a window of Synechococcus sp. A15-24 DNA encoding:
- a CDS encoding lipopolysaccharide assembly protein LapA domain-containing protein gives rise to the protein MRQINFGLIFGFGLITVFFTLENTAPTTVHVLPGMNYTLPLAGLLLLVSGVGAVSAWFFAAWTGMLNNVERITQASEFEAQQVRIQELETDLNRYRSTVQTQLGLLPATTVSSSSSEGADNSSDAA
- a CDS encoding segregation/condensation protein A, with the translated sequence MPQVASQESADAGARLAIRLLQDAAEQGELDPWDVDVIAVVDGFLDQLRQRIEVPRQVAAALDGRGGSYERELADSSEAFLAASVLVGLKAEVLEASILPPPVEVEEHIDAEFDAQGWLDQSFDLPRRPERHLQRRPVAPPPLRRPVTLGELIEQLESIAEHLEADELEARRRQRKRRFSNREAIAQVAGLAHREKLPETTAALGVYLNSWEDALDWIDFERLVQRWTSVAPGDLDTDRVGVFWALLFLSSQGAVELEQEGWLHAPLRLKRIPASGSFTQLPITRLEVPDSVPTRTTQAA